The proteins below are encoded in one region of bacterium:
- a CDS encoding DJ-1/PfpI family protein: MKLLRFFLIAAMIGKSLAAQSEVKSVSIFLFDGVQIIDYTGPYEVLGYGFNVFTVAQKMDTVLTNMGMKVIPDYDLEHCPHVNILLLPGGFGVEKTRQESSVITWIQERAKKADYVMSVCNGAFFLAKAGLLNGLEATTTAGYIDELQAEVPSARLVRNKRFVDNGKIITTAGLSSGIDGSLHIVGNIYGNGWSKVFARWLEFDWNPDSKYAAASLADCNTSNIMRLLLRQLDGTPLTFDGNNDRFESMVQINSKLSMEELSNQISKVLTENEKWNRIDPDKKDQGEWKFIGTDKKAWVGYTDIKRGKKADEFIVKITIHHEL; encoded by the coding sequence ATGAAATTGCTACGATTTTTTCTAATAGCTGCAATGATAGGAAAAAGTTTAGCGGCTCAATCGGAAGTTAAGAGTGTGAGTATTTTTCTTTTTGACGGCGTTCAGATCATCGACTATACCGGCCCTTATGAAGTATTGGGCTATGGTTTTAATGTTTTTACGGTCGCTCAAAAAATGGATACGGTCCTAACCAATATGGGTATGAAAGTGATACCCGATTACGATCTGGAACATTGTCCCCATGTCAATATTCTGTTATTGCCCGGCGGGTTTGGCGTAGAAAAAACACGTCAGGAATCATCGGTGATTACTTGGATTCAGGAGCGAGCAAAAAAAGCCGATTATGTCATGTCTGTATGCAACGGCGCTTTTTTTCTGGCCAAAGCCGGATTGCTCAATGGTCTTGAAGCCACCACTACCGCGGGTTATATCGACGAACTCCAGGCCGAAGTACCTTCGGCGCGTCTGGTAAGGAATAAACGATTCGTCGATAACGGAAAAATCATCACCACGGCAGGCCTGAGTTCCGGTATCGACGGATCGCTGCATATCGTCGGTAATATCTATGGAAACGGCTGGTCCAAAGTTTTTGCTCGCTGGCTTGAGTTTGATTGGAATCCGGATTCTAAATATGCGGCTGCTTCCCTTGCCGATTGTAATACCTCGAATATAATGCGCTTGCTTTTGCGTCAACTCGACGGAACGCCTTTGACTTTTGATGGCAATAATGATCGATTTGAAAGCATGGTCCAAATCAATTCAAAATTATCCATGGAAGAATTGTCGAACCAAATTAGTAAAGTCCTGACAGAAAATGAAAAATGGAATAGGATCGATCCGGACAAAAAAGATCAAGGCGAATGGAAGTTTATAGGCACCGATAAAAAAGCATGGGTAGGTTATACTGACATCAAAAGAGGAAAGAAAGCGGATGAATTTATTGTAAAAATCACCATTCATCATGAACTATAA